From Penaeus vannamei isolate JL-2024 chromosome 37, ASM4276789v1, whole genome shotgun sequence, one genomic window encodes:
- the LOC113808052 gene encoding alpha-2-macroglobulin-like protein 1 yields the protein MDDGCFQSVGHVHHQAMKGGLGSASASAVPLSAYVAIALSEAGHFGAGALPAAVSCIASDTAATDVYSESLKAYALALASSADAPAHITAAYDLLTAGDDEGESIWVESAAYTVLAMLKVDHEDYVSQAVDLIRRMSSHRNSLGGFHSTQDTVLALEAFAEYSILFPPSDTNLELAVTATTSFNILIEAVNQLVVQTRDIEDPLPYDVTVTPSGTGCAVFMVVHQFHMPEIAASATFSMTVTSTSGSCTAANVTICAFYLLENEESNMVIVELDLESGYVAEEASLQRLVDGKVVKKYEQDEPGVVELYLDSLTSAEVCLTVAVSREILVEDVKPGTVSIYDYYQNSEDKLVKPRNIDGTGCAVSKDRRDSMDITEFKRWSSYQNLLP from the exons ATGGACGACGGCTGCTTCCAGTCCGTCGGGCATGTTCATCATCAGGCGATGAAG GGCGGCCTGGGCAGCGCCTCGGCCTCAGCAGTGCCCCTCTCAGCCTACGTGGCCATCGCCCTGAGTGAGGCTGGCCATTTCGGCGCGGGCGCCCTCCCCGCCGCCGTCAGCTGCATCGCGAGCGACACAGCTGCCACCGACGTCTACTCAGAGTCCCTGAAGGCCTACGCCCTCGCCTTGGCTTCGAGCGCAGACGCCCCCGCCCACATCACTGCAGCGTACGACCTCCTGACCGCCGGCGATGACGAGGGAGAGAGCATCTGGGTCGAGAGCGCGGCGTACACCGTCCTGGCCATGCTGAAGGTCGATCACGAAGACTACGTCTCCCAGGCGGTCGACCTCATCAGGAGAATGTCATCCCACCGCAACAGCCTCGGGGGTTTCCACTCGACTCAG GACACTGTCTTAGCCCTCGAAGCCTTCGCTGAGTATAGCATTCTCTTCCCACCGTCTGACACGAACCTGGAGCTGGCAGTGACTGCCACCACCAGCTTCAACATCCTCATCGAGGCAGTCAACCAGCTGGTGGTGCAGACGCGGGACATCGAAGACCCTCTGCCTTACGATGTCACAGTGACCCCCTCTGGCACAGGATGCGCCGTGTTCATG GTCGTCCACCAGTTCCACATGCCGGAGATCGCAGCCAGCGCCACCTTCAGCATGACCGTCACCTCCACCAGCGGCTCATGCACTGCGGCCAACGTCACCATCTGCGCCTTTTACCTCCTCGAAAATGAAGAGTCCAACATGGTCATCGTCGAGCTTGACCTCGAGTCTGGCTACGTTGCAGAGGAGGCTTCTCTGCAACGCCTGGTGGACGGGAAGGTCGTTAAGAAATACGAG CAAGACGAGCCCGGCGTCGTGGAGCTGTACCTCGATTCTCTGACGTCAGCGGAGGTCTGCCTGACGGTGGCTGTGTCTCGGGAGATCCTGGTCGAAGACGTGAAACCGGGCACCGTCTCCATCTACGACTACTACCAAAACTCTGAGGATAAACTGGTTAAG CCACGTAACATAGATGGAACTGGTTGTGCAGTCTCTAAGGACCGTAGGGACTCTATGGACATTACGGAATTTAAAAGATGGTCTTCATATCAAAATCTCCTcccttaa
- the LOC113808061 gene encoding alpha-2-macroglobulin-like protein 1, whose translation MKMIVEDNDDGNGDDNDDGNGDDNDDGNGDDNDDGNGDDNGNVADVEGGFAEFSGEGSADVAQESAPIFCAAVLCVVPEEVDQCTEVPGACCSQWICGDGPRECVLETGEVYQIGDTWDNACERCYCQYTSDGAEASCYKRHCIPAPHRDCEEVERVGECCPDYRCGSTTCQVDGRYYGVGESWQTKDFCQTCRCSEGDPVPVIECEEPEVCRSPPSPACRPIASARECCPVGWDCSDSYLITVPKVFVRGGQSTVCVFLEDDPPISVNLTLTMMVEKDEVHVTVVETVSTNRVCVDFPVPDGGDTSAALLIEGGIGEVLVSKELRISLVSVGRTFVQTDKYLYEEGQSVKFRVLSVEGERAAISYEDLDEVWVTSPTETRLVQWLNVSNSRGLVQLEFPLAEHVQEGAYTIHVRTGGRVTAQDFKVEPYVLPRFEVTLNLPPYTLVSQTLITVEVCADYTYGQPVTGSGSLFVKKNRYYYFEDTKDDVLTIPIPTFSGCTDVEVDTGLIDTVGYGFIGVLALTADITEEGTGHMASGAATLELASQRLSFAWISRGKDAKPGLPLEMQIQARFPDQSGAPDVEVTACVETTCKDFVTDEHGVFSVVVPPHLVKPYGNLKVTLANEDKQEGNLGNLYPSKDYFYFDVYYSESNSSLSLVIPTDAVDCTPGGDISLSLPVLFVANNINQALMRLQVISRSQVILVDSFVQDLVASDLPLDEDALLEPVKDLDEGFVRGSFSVQLELPYYASPSVNVLVWYSTASGEVIAGSGTVEVGACLPTVASLAWAPAGPAAPKDNVQITITASPNSICSLGVVDRSVEILSRGKTGSLSTAAVFQLLTATEPDKWLGSQIDNYGYCSGDTSPPFNEDVVEIGEIAKRSYYWMPYTTSYIDALSAFNDATLLVVSDLTIETRPCEVPDFGGFDMYGGGAVYAAGPPEGPPGEIGIPENADGDIEEDDSGAGDEIKEAEEQKEPRAYFPETWLWDIYEIGDAGSTSFSARVPDTVTEWVGEAVCVNPELGLGLSPPTTLTVFTPFFLDLTTPPSVRRQERVPLRVSVFNYLDQTLPVSVTLSPNATFTAEEYAHSVCVPAHSMRVAEFVVVPQEAGDVGLTFSASVTSADEGCDAGDDLPTKSDVMIKPLRVVFEGVQREIVHGVFLCGDGDNETWSLATPSGIVEGSERVFVSASADLLGPSIENLGNLVRMPYGCGEQNMINFVPNIYVVKYLDSIGQGDSDIVDQATSFMITGYQRELTYRRSDGSYSAFGDSDSEGSTWLTAFVLRSFAEASQYITIDENDLQVTADWLLSLQMDDGCFQSVGHVHHQAMKGGLGSASASAVPLSAYVAIALSEAGHFGAGALPAAVSCIASDTAATDVYSESLKAYALALASSADAPAHIAAAYDLLTAGDDEGESIWVESAAYTVLAMLKVDHEDYVSQAVDLIRRMSSHRNSLGGFHSTQDTVLALEAFAEYSILFPPSDTNLELAVTAITSFNILIEAVNQLVVQTRDIEDPLPYDVTVTPSGTGCAVFMVVHQFHMPEIAASATFSMTVTSTSGSCTAANVTICAFYLLENEESNMVIVELDLESGYVAEEASLQRLVDGKVVKKYEQDEPGVVELYLDSLTSAEVCLTVAVSREILVEDVKPGTVSIYDYYQNSEDKLVKPLVIDRTGCAVAEGIA comes from the exons TGGCCGACGTCGAAGGTGGTTTTGCTGAGTTCTCTGGGGAAGGAAG CGCTGACGTGGCACAGGAATCAGCACCCATCTTCTGTGCAGCTGTGTTGTGTGTCGTGCCAGAAGAGGTAGACCAATGCACTGAGGTCCCTGGCGCCTGCTGCTCCCAGTGGATCTGCGGCGATGGCCCGAG AGAGTGCGTTCTCGAAACGGGAGAAGTATACCAGATCGGCGACACCTGGGACAACGCCTGCGAGAGATGCTACTGCCAGTACACCAGCGACGGAGCCGAAGCGAGCTGCTACAAGCGACATTGCATCCCGGCGCCGCACAGGGATTGCGAAGAAGTGGAGAGGGTCGGGGAATGCTGCCCGGACTACCGCTGTGGCAG CACGACCTGCCAGGTTGACGGTCGCTACTACGGCGTCGGGGAGTCGTGGCAGACGAAGGACTTCTGCCAGACCTGCCGCTGCAGCGAGGGCGACCCGGTCCCCGTGATAGAGTGCGAGGAGCCGGAGGTTTGCAGGTCGCCGCCCAGTCCCGCCTGCAGGCCGATCGCCTCCGCCAGGGAGTGCTGTCCCGTCGGATGGGATTGCTcgga ctCGTACTTGATCACGGTGCCCAAGGTGTTCGTGCGGGGAGGCCAGTCGACCGTGTGTGTCTTCCTCGAGGACGACCCGCCTATCTCGGTCAACCTCACCTTGACGATGATGGTCGAGAAGGACGAGGTTCACGTCACGGTTGTTGAGACAG TGTCGACCAATCGCGTGTGTGTGGACTTCCCCGTGCCTGACGGCGGCGACACCTCAGCCGCCCTTCTCATCGAGGGGGGCATCGGCGAGGTCCTCGTGTCTAAGGAGCTGAGGATCAGCCTCGTCTCCGTCGGCAGGACTTTCGTGCAGACGGACAAGTACCTGTACGAGGAGGGGCAGTCGGTGAAGTTCCGCGTGCTGAGCGTCGAGGGCGAGAGGGCCGCCATCTCCTACGAGGACCTGGACGAGGTGTGGGTAACCTCGCCGACGGAGACGCGGCTGGTGCAGTGGCTCAACGTCAGCAACAGCCGCGGCCTCGTGCAGCTCGAGTTCCCGCTGGCCGAGCACGTGCAGGAG GGAGCGTACACAATCCACGTGAGAACTGGAGGACGTGTTACAGCCCAGGACTTCAAGGTCGAGCCATACGTATTACCGAGATTCGAGGTCACTCTCAACCTTCCACCTTACACGCTTGTCTCCCAGACCCTGATCACGGTCGAAGTCTGTGCTGA TTACACGTATGGGCAACCCGTAACAGGCAGCGGCAGTCTCTTTGTGAAGAAGAACAGGTACTATTATTTCGAAGATACAAAGGACGACGTTCTTACCATCCCAATCCCG ACCTTCAGCGGTTGCACGGACGTCGAGGTGGACACCGGCCTCATCGACACGGTGGGTTACGGCTTCATAGGGGTTCTTGCCCTGACAGCTGACATCACCGAGGAAGGCACCGGACACATGGCCTCAGGCGCCGCGACCCTCGAGCTGGCCTCCCAACGCCTCTCCTTCGCGTGGATTAGCCGAGGGAAGGATGCCAAGCCGGGCTTGCCCCTCGAGATGCAG ATTCAGGCGAGGTTCCCAGACCAATCAGGAGCCCCAGACGTCGAGGTAACAGCCTGTGTCGAAACCACGTGTAAAGACTTCGTGACTGACGAGCACGGTGTCTTCTCGGTGGTCGTGCCTCCCCACCTCGTGAAACCTTACGGCAATCtcaag GTAACTCTGGCGAACGAAGACAAACAGGAAGGAAACCTTGGCAACCTTTACCCGTCGAAGGACTACTTCTACTTCGATGTCTACTACTCTGAGTCGAACTCCAGTCTCTCTCTTGTCATCCCGACGGACGCTGTCGACTGCACTCCTGGAGGGGACATTAGCCTGTCTCTGCCGGTGCTCTTCGTGGCCAACAACATCAACCAGGCTCTGATGAGACTGCAG GTGATATCAAGGAGCCAGGTGATACTTGTTGATTCCTTCGTCCAAGATCTAGTGGCTTCGGACTTGCCTCTGGATGAAGACGCGCTCCTGGAACCAGTGAAGGATCTCGACGAAGGATTTGTCAGGGGATCCTTCTCTGTCCAGCTGGAACTCCCTTACTATGCGTCGCCCTCTGTCAAT GTTTTGGTCTGGTATTCCACCGCGTCCGGCGAGGTGATCGCAGGCTCTGGCACCGTGGAGGTCGGCGCCTGTCTGCCCACCGTCGCCAGCCTGGCATGGGCCCCCGCTGGCCCCGCGGCGCCCAAAGACAACGTTCAGATCACTATCACAGCGTCGCCGAACTCCATCTGCTCGCtgg GTGTCGTTGACAGGAGTGTCGAAATCCTGTCCAGAGGGAAAACGGGCAGCCTGTCAACCGCCGCCGTGTTCCAGCTTTTAACGGCAACCGAACCGGACAAGTGGTTGGGCAGCCAAattgataattatggttattGCTCAGGAGATACCAGTCCACCATTCAATGAAGATG TCGTAGAGATAGGAGAAATAGCCAAACGTAGTTACTACTGGATGCCGTATACAACCTCGTACATAGATGCCTTGTCAGCTTTCAAT GATGCAACCCTACTGGTGGTTTCTGATTTGACAATTGAAACACGACCCTGCGAAGTaccag ATTTCGGTGGATTTGATA TGTATGGCGGAGGTGCAGTCTATGCAGCCGGACCGCCTGAGGGACCGCCTGGTGAGATAGGAATCCCAGAAAATGCAGATGGTGATATAGAAGAAGATGACAGCGGGGCAGGTGATGAAATAAAGGAAgcggaagaacaaaaagaacctAGGGCTTACTTCCCTGAGACGTGGCTCTGGGACATCTACGAGATCGG AGACGCGGGGTCGACGTCGTTCTCCGCCCGGGTTCCGGACACGGTGACGGAGTGGGTGGGCGAGGCGGTGTGCGTCAACCCCGAGCTCGGTCTCGgcctctccccgcccaccacgCTCACCGTCTTCACGCCCTTCTTCCTTGACCTGACGACGCCGCCGTCCGTCCGCCGCCAGGAGCGAGTGCCGCTGCGCGTCTCCGTCTTCAACTACCTGGACCAGACGCTGCCG GTAAGCGTCACCCTGAGCCCCAACGCGACGTTCACGGCCGAGGAATACGCCCACAGCGTGTGCGTCCCCGCCCACAGCATGCGCGTGGCCGAGTTCGTCGTGGTTCCGCAGGAGGCCGGGGACGTCGGCCTCACCTTCAGCGCCTCCGTCACGAGCGCCGACGAAGGCTGCGACGCCGGGGACGACCTGCCCACGAAGAG TGACGTCATGATAAAGCCGCTGAGGGTGGTGTTCGAAGGCGTGCAAAGAGAGATAGTGCACGGCGTCTTCCTGTGTggag ATGGCGATAACGAGACCTGGTCCCTGGCGACGCCCTCGGGAATCGTCGAGGGATCCGAGCGGGTGTTCGTGTCGGCCTCGGCGGATCTCCTGGGGCCTTCCATCGAG aATTTAGGGAACTTGGTGAGAATGCCCTATGGATGTGGAGAGCAAAATATGATCAACTTCGTACCCAACATTTATGTGGTTAAGTACCTCGACTCTATTGGCCAAGGTGACTCTGACATCGTCGATCAGGCCACCAGTTTTATGATCACAG GCTATCAGCGGGAGTTGACTTACCGCCGGTCTGACGGATCCTACAGCGCATTCGGAGACAGTGATTCGGAAGGGTCGACTTGGCTCACGGCGTTCGTTCTGAGGTCCTTCGCCGAAGCATCACAGTACATTACG ATCGACGAAAACGATTTGCAAGTCACCGCTGACTGGCTGCTGAGTCTCCAGATGGACGACGGCTGCTTCCAGTCCGTCGGGCATGTTCATCATCAGGCGATGAAG GGCGGCCTGGGCAGCGCCTCGGCCTCAGCAGTGCCCCTCTCAGCCTACGTGGCCATCGCCCTGAGTGAGGCTGGCCATTTCGGCGCGGGCGCCCTCCCCGCCGCCGTCAGCTGCATCGCGAGCGACACAGCTGCCACCGACGTCTACTCAGAGTCCCTGAAGGCCTACGCCCTCGCCTTGGCTTCGAGCGCAGACGCCCCCGCCCACATCGCTGCAGCGTACGACCTCCTGACCGCCGGCGATGACGAGGGAGAGAGCATCTGGGTCGAGAGCGCGGCGTACACCGTCCTGGCCATGCTGAAGGTCGATCACGAAGACTACGTCTCCCAGGCGGTCGACCTCATCAGGAGAATGTCATCCCACCGCAACAGCCTCGGGGGTTTCCACTCGACTCAG GACACTGTCTTAGCCCTCGAAGCCTTCGCTGAGTATAGCATTCTCTTCCCACCGTCTGACACGAACCTGGAGCTGGCAGTGACTGCCATCACCAGCTTCAACATCCTCATCGAGGCAGTCAACCAGCTGGTGGTGCAGACGCGGGACATCGAAGACCCTCTGCCTTACGATGTCACAGTGACCCCCTCTGGCACAGGATGCGCCGTGTTCATG GTCGTCCACCAGTTCCACATGCCGGAGATCGCAGCCAGCGCCACCTTCAGCATGACCGTCACCTCCACCAGCGGCTCATGCACTGCGGCCAACGTCACCATCTGCGCCTTTTACCTCCTCGAAAATGAAGAGTCCAACATGGTCATCGTCGAGCTTGACCTCGAGTCTGGCTACGTTGCAGAGGAGGCTTCTCTGCAACGCCTGGTGGACGGGAAGGTCGTTAAGAAATACGAG CAAGACGAGCCCGGCGTCGTGGAGCTGTACCTCGATTCTCTGACGTCAGCGGAGGTCTGCCTGACGGTGGCTGTGTCTCGGGAGATCCTGGTCGAAGACGTGAAACCGGGCACCGTCTCCATCTACGACTACTACCAAAACTCTGAGGATAAACTGGTTAAG CCACTTGTCATAGATAGAACTGGCTGTGCTGTTGCTGAGGGCATTGCGTAA